One genomic segment of Myxococcus guangdongensis includes these proteins:
- a CDS encoding SulP family inorganic anion transporter, which yields MSGTQSDVSHSPGTGGPSAWRHDVVSGFLVFLLALPLCLGIAMASGFPPVAGILTAVVGGLLSTWLGSARLTIKGPAAGLIAIAVGAVTELGGGDGALGYRRALATLVVAALLQVLFALLRAGRLGDLFPSSVVHGMLAAIGITICARQAHVLLGVTPSTRGVLALLAEVPRSVARLNPEIALIGVLSLGVLFGHAALARRGGWAKRVPAPLVVLAMAVPLAWVFDLEHAHTFTFSHTVFSVGPEQLVNLPGNLLGAVTFPDFAGAWSLVGLKYVVMFALVGSVESLLTVKAVDLLAPQQPRSDLDRDLLATGVGNLVAGLIGGLPMISEVVRSSANLAYGARSRLSNFFHGLFLLLFVAFAPGLIHRIPLAALAGMLIFTGVRLASPGELVKAWRIGAEQVLIFCFTVGVTLATDLLVGVASGIVLKVGLHLLHGVSVRELWRADIQEHSGPDGVVLRVRGAAVFTNFLGLKRRLERHAGAGRVEVDLTEVRLVDHTVMQRLHELTQEWSREGRRLRVLGLEQHRSVSSHPLSARRKPAGGDLGLTP from the coding sequence ATGTCCGGGACGCAGTCCGATGTCAGTCATTCGCCTGGAACCGGGGGGCCATCCGCCTGGAGACACGATGTCGTCTCGGGCTTCCTCGTCTTCCTGCTCGCGCTGCCGTTGTGTCTGGGTATCGCCATGGCGAGCGGCTTTCCGCCGGTGGCCGGAATCCTCACGGCGGTGGTGGGCGGGCTGCTCTCCACCTGGCTGGGCAGCGCGAGGCTGACCATCAAGGGGCCCGCGGCGGGGCTCATCGCCATCGCGGTGGGCGCGGTGACGGAGCTGGGGGGCGGTGACGGGGCGCTCGGCTATCGCAGGGCGTTGGCGACGCTGGTGGTGGCGGCGCTGCTCCAGGTGCTCTTCGCGCTCTTGCGAGCGGGGCGGCTGGGGGACTTGTTCCCCTCCTCGGTGGTGCACGGGATGCTCGCGGCCATCGGCATCACCATCTGCGCCCGGCAGGCCCATGTCCTGCTCGGCGTGACACCCTCGACCCGGGGCGTGTTGGCGTTGTTGGCGGAGGTGCCGCGCAGCGTGGCGCGGCTGAATCCGGAGATTGCGCTCATCGGGGTGTTGAGCCTGGGGGTGTTGTTCGGCCACGCGGCGCTGGCCCGGCGCGGAGGGTGGGCGAAGCGTGTCCCGGCGCCACTGGTGGTGCTCGCGATGGCGGTGCCGCTGGCGTGGGTGTTCGACCTGGAGCACGCGCACACCTTCACGTTCTCCCACACCGTGTTCTCGGTGGGGCCCGAGCAGCTCGTGAACCTGCCGGGCAACCTGCTCGGCGCGGTGACGTTCCCGGACTTCGCCGGCGCGTGGTCGCTGGTGGGGCTCAAGTACGTGGTGATGTTCGCGCTGGTGGGCAGCGTGGAGTCGCTGCTCACCGTCAAGGCGGTGGACCTGCTGGCGCCACAGCAGCCGCGCTCGGACCTGGACCGGGACTTGTTGGCCACGGGCGTGGGCAACCTGGTGGCGGGGCTCATCGGTGGGTTGCCGATGATTTCAGAGGTGGTCCGCAGCTCCGCCAACCTGGCGTACGGGGCGCGCAGCCGCCTGTCGAACTTCTTCCACGGCCTGTTCCTGTTGTTGTTCGTGGCCTTCGCGCCCGGGCTCATCCATCGGATTCCGCTGGCCGCGCTCGCGGGGATGCTCATCTTCACGGGCGTCCGACTGGCCTCGCCTGGAGAGCTGGTGAAGGCGTGGCGCATCGGCGCGGAGCAGGTGCTCATCTTCTGCTTCACGGTGGGGGTGACGCTGGCCACGGACCTGTTGGTGGGCGTGGCCTCCGGCATCGTGTTGAAGGTGGGGCTGCACCTGCTCCACGGCGTCTCCGTGAGGGAGCTGTGGCGCGCCGACATCCAGGAGCACTCGGGCCCGGACGGCGTGGTGCTGCGCGTGCGTGGCGCGGCGGTGTTCACCAACTTCCTGGGGCTCAAGCGGCGACTGGAGCGCCACGCCGGGGCGGGCCGCGTCGAGGTGGACCTGACCGAGGTCCGGCTGGTGGACCACACGGTGATGCAGCGGTTGCATGAGCTGACGCAGGAGTGGTCGCGGGAAGGGCGGCGACTCCGGGTGCTCGGACTGGAGCAGCACCGGAGCGTGTCGTCGCATCCGTTGTCGGCGCGGAGGAAGCCGGCGGGTGGCGACCTGGGGCTGACGCCATGA
- a CDS encoding ATPase domain-containing protein: MSPSEQAPRQDARVSTGVPGLDAVLGGGLITSGVYIVVGEPGAGKTLFANQLCYHQGRTGVRCLYVTLLAESHARMLANMRDMAFFDPALLPDGVYYVSGFRTLEEQGLPGLLELLRREVRNHNANILVLDGLVQAQEAAGSSRDFKKFIHELQVSAGLSRFTALMLTSSNGPTVHPEYTMVDGILELRERTLGVRSWRELQVRKFRGGATMGGVHTFRISNAGLEVFPRLEARMRRGPPPEPSTQRVHFGIPSMDVLFPGGLAAGSTSLILGPPGSGKTLMGSSLLAEGLRQGESCLYMGFYESPERLLHKVAAAGMDMSGAVKEGRMHLLWQPPAECILDVLADQLLSTVRKHKVSRVFVDGLPAMSQAAPDPSRMPSFFAALTQELRSSSATTIFSLETPRLFGPVLDVPLEPGPSAVAENLFFLRHVELEGRLRRLLTIFKLRDTDYDPSIREFVISRQGIEVQPPFEVALDTLLTGLARHRSGGHP; this comes from the coding sequence ATGTCTCCTTCCGAGCAAGCGCCGCGGCAGGACGCGCGGGTGTCCACGGGCGTGCCCGGGCTGGACGCCGTGCTGGGCGGCGGCCTCATCACCTCGGGTGTCTACATCGTCGTGGGCGAGCCCGGGGCGGGCAAGACACTCTTCGCCAACCAGCTCTGCTACCACCAGGGCCGCACCGGGGTGCGCTGCCTCTACGTGACGCTCCTGGCCGAGTCGCACGCCCGCATGCTGGCCAACATGCGCGACATGGCCTTCTTCGACCCCGCGCTGCTGCCGGATGGCGTGTACTACGTCAGCGGCTTCCGCACGCTGGAGGAGCAGGGCCTGCCAGGGCTGCTGGAGCTCCTGCGCCGCGAGGTGCGCAACCACAACGCCAACATCCTGGTGCTGGACGGCCTGGTGCAGGCCCAGGAGGCGGCCGGCAGCAGCCGCGACTTCAAGAAGTTCATCCACGAGCTGCAGGTGTCCGCGGGCCTGTCCCGCTTCACCGCGCTGATGCTCACCAGCTCCAACGGCCCCACCGTCCACCCCGAGTACACCATGGTGGATGGCATCCTGGAGCTGCGCGAGCGGACCCTGGGCGTGCGCTCCTGGCGCGAGCTGCAGGTCCGCAAGTTCCGCGGGGGCGCGACGATGGGAGGGGTGCACACCTTCCGCATCTCCAACGCGGGGCTGGAGGTCTTCCCCCGGCTGGAGGCCCGGATGCGGCGTGGCCCGCCGCCCGAGCCCAGCACGCAGCGGGTCCACTTCGGCATCCCGTCCATGGACGTGCTCTTCCCCGGCGGGCTGGCGGCGGGCTCCACGTCGTTGATTCTGGGGCCTCCGGGCAGCGGCAAGACGCTGATGGGCAGCAGCCTGCTCGCCGAGGGACTGAGGCAGGGCGAGAGCTGTCTGTACATGGGCTTCTACGAGTCGCCCGAGCGGCTGCTTCACAAGGTGGCGGCCGCCGGCATGGACATGTCCGGCGCGGTGAAGGAGGGCCGGATGCACCTGCTCTGGCAGCCTCCCGCGGAGTGCATCCTGGACGTGCTCGCGGACCAGCTCCTGAGCACGGTGCGCAAGCACAAGGTGTCCCGCGTCTTCGTGGACGGGCTGCCCGCCATGAGCCAGGCGGCGCCGGACCCCTCGCGCATGCCGTCGTTCTTCGCGGCGCTCACGCAGGAGCTGCGCTCCTCGAGCGCGACCACCATCTTCAGTCTGGAGACACCGCGCCTGTTCGGGCCGGTGCTCGACGTCCCGCTGGAGCCGGGGCCCTCCGCCGTCGCGGAGAACCTCTTCTTCCTGCGTCACGTGGAGCTGGAGGGGCGTCTGCGCCGGCTCCTGACCATCTTCAAGCTGCGGGACACCGACTACGACCCCTCCATCCGGGAGTTCGTCATCTCCCGCCAAGGAATCGAGGTACAGCCCCCCTTCGAAGTCGCCCTGGACACCCTGTTGACGGGGCTTGCCCGCCACCGGAGCGGTGGCCATCCCTGA
- a CDS encoding HAMP domain-containing protein: MTVKKVVSRRARAVVPPQRPVEDDSDALDSRQLLRVLTAVRKGDFSVRMPVDKVGNAGKVADSLNEIIELNERMAHEFERIGNVVGKEGRITQRAHVVSAVGSWADCVESVNTLVADLVQPTTEMGRVIGAVAKGDLSQTVAVEVDGRPLKGEFFRTARLVNGMVEQLGAFASEVTRVAREVGTEGKLGGQARVKGVAGTWKDLTDNVNSMASNLTSQVRNIAEVTTAVAKGDLSKKITVDVRGEILELKNTINTMVDQLSSFASEVTRVAREVGTEGKLGGQAVVKGVGGTWKDLTDNVNSMASNLTSQVRNIAEVTTAVANGDLSKKITVDVRGEILELKNTINTMVDQLNSFASEVTRVAREVGTEGKLGGQAVVKGVGGTWKDLTDNVNSMASNLTSQVRNIAEVTTAVANGDLSKKITVDVRGEILELKNTINTMVDQLNSFASEVTRVAREVGTEGKLGGQAVVKGVAGTWKDLTDNVNSMASNLTSQVRNIAEVTTAVAKGDLSKKITVDARGEVLELKNTINTMVDQLSSFASEVTRVAKEVGTEGKLGGQAVVKGVGGTWKDLTDNVNSMASNLTSQVRNIAEVTMAVARGDLSKKITVDVRGEILELKNTINTMVDQLNSFASEVTRVAREVGTEGKLG, translated from the coding sequence ATGACTGTGAAGAAGGTTGTCTCGCGTCGCGCTCGCGCGGTGGTGCCACCGCAGCGCCCCGTGGAGGACGACTCGGATGCGTTGGACTCGCGGCAGTTGCTGCGGGTGCTGACGGCGGTGCGCAAGGGTGACTTCTCCGTGCGCATGCCCGTGGACAAGGTGGGCAACGCGGGCAAGGTCGCCGACTCGCTGAACGAAATCATCGAGCTCAACGAGCGCATGGCGCACGAGTTCGAGCGCATCGGCAACGTGGTGGGCAAGGAGGGCCGCATCACCCAGCGCGCCCACGTGGTGAGCGCGGTGGGGTCCTGGGCCGACTGCGTGGAGTCGGTGAACACGCTGGTGGCGGACCTGGTGCAGCCCACGACGGAGATGGGCCGCGTCATCGGCGCGGTGGCCAAGGGCGATTTGTCCCAGACGGTGGCGGTGGAGGTGGATGGCCGGCCGCTGAAGGGCGAGTTCTTCCGCACCGCCCGGCTGGTGAACGGCATGGTGGAGCAGCTCGGCGCCTTCGCCTCGGAGGTGACGCGCGTGGCGCGCGAGGTGGGTACCGAGGGAAAGCTGGGCGGACAGGCCCGCGTGAAGGGCGTCGCCGGCACTTGGAAGGACCTCACGGACAACGTGAACTCGATGGCGTCGAACCTGACGTCGCAGGTGCGAAACATCGCCGAGGTGACCACGGCCGTCGCCAAGGGCGACCTGTCGAAGAAGATCACCGTGGACGTGCGCGGTGAGATTCTGGAGCTGAAGAACACCATCAACACGATGGTGGACCAGCTGTCGTCCTTCGCCTCGGAAGTGACGCGCGTGGCGCGCGAGGTGGGTACGGAAGGAAAGCTGGGCGGTCAGGCCGTGGTGAAGGGCGTGGGCGGTACGTGGAAGGACCTCACGGACAACGTGAACTCCATGGCGTCCAACCTCACGTCCCAGGTGCGAAACATCGCCGAGGTGACCACGGCCGTCGCCAACGGTGACCTGTCCAAGAAAATCACGGTGGATGTGCGCGGCGAGATTCTGGAGCTGAAGAACACCATCAACACGATGGTGGACCAGCTCAACTCGTTCGCGTCCGAGGTGACGCGCGTCGCGCGTGAAGTGGGTACGGAAGGAAAGCTGGGCGGTCAGGCCGTGGTGAAGGGCGTGGGCGGCACGTGGAAGGACCTCACGGACAACGTGAACTCCATGGCGTCCAACCTCACGTCCCAGGTGCGCAACATCGCCGAGGTGACGACGGCGGTCGCGAACGGTGACCTGTCGAAGAAGATCACCGTGGACGTGCGCGGCGAGATTCTGGAGCTGAAGAACACCATCAACACGATGGTGGACCAGCTCAACTCGTTCGCGTCCGAGGTGACGCGCGTCGCGCGCGAAGTCGGTACGGAAGGAAAGCTGGGCGGTCAGGCCGTCGTGAAGGGTGTGGCCGGCACGTGGAAGGACCTCACGGACAACGTGAACTCGATGGCGTCGAACCTGACGTCCCAGGTGCGCAACATCGCTGAGGTGACCACGGCCGTCGCCAAGGGTGACCTGTCCAAGAAGATCACCGTCGATGCGCGCGGCGAAGTGCTGGAGCTGAAGAACACCATCAATACGATGGTGGACCAGCTGTCGTCCTTCGCGTCCGAGGTGACGCGCGTCGCGAAGGAAGTCGGTACGGAAGGAAAGCTGGGCGGTCAGGCGGTGGTGAAGGGCGTGGGTGGCACGTGGAAGGACCTCACGGACAACGTGAACTCCATGGCCTCCAACCTCACGTCCCAGGTGCGCAACATCGCCGAGGTGACGATGGCGGTGGCGCGCGGTGACCTGTCGAAGAAAATCACGGTGGACGTGCGCGGCGAGATTCTGGAGCTGAAGAACACCATCAACACGATGGTGGACCAGCTCAACTCGTTCGCGTCCGAGGTGACGCGCGTCGCGCGTGAAGTGGGTACGGAAGGAAAGCTGGGCG
- a CDS encoding RNA polymerase sigma factor — translation MEQASPVERQRERFEAEVEPLLPRLHRFCLALCRDRQEAEDVLQDTLVRAYVHRALEGPPSLAWLCGIARNQFLEHRRSSARRRSLLESVLEGASSVLGSLFVGGVEQPDPEARLCGCEEAELLMSCLRALPEKFRLVVLLCDVEELAYDEVARVLGLPMGTVKSRHSRGRARLGVLFAEASGRQAQPLGEGGPP, via the coding sequence ATGGAACAGGCCAGCCCCGTCGAGCGGCAGCGGGAGCGCTTCGAGGCCGAGGTGGAGCCGCTGTTGCCCAGGCTCCATCGCTTCTGTCTCGCCTTGTGCCGCGACCGTCAGGAGGCCGAGGACGTGCTGCAGGACACCCTGGTGCGGGCCTACGTCCACCGGGCGCTGGAGGGCCCACCCTCGCTGGCCTGGCTGTGCGGCATCGCGCGCAACCAGTTCCTGGAGCACCGCCGCTCGTCGGCGCGCCGACGCTCGCTGCTGGAGTCGGTGCTGGAGGGCGCGTCGTCGGTGCTGGGCTCGCTCTTCGTCGGCGGCGTGGAGCAGCCAGACCCGGAGGCGCGGCTGTGCGGCTGCGAGGAGGCGGAGCTGCTCATGTCCTGCCTGCGCGCGCTGCCGGAGAAGTTCCGCCTGGTGGTGCTGCTGTGCGACGTGGAGGAGCTGGCCTACGACGAGGTGGCGCGGGTGCTCGGGCTGCCGATGGGCACGGTGAAGAGTCGACACTCGCGCGGCCGCGCGCGGCTGGGGGTGTTGTTCGCCGAGGCGTCGGGCCGGCAGGCTCAGCCGCTCGGAGAAGGAGGCCCTCCATGA
- a CDS encoding proton-conducting transporter transmembrane domain-containing protein, with the protein MSPVEPLHSGLATLVPLSPLLGFLVLGLVMLLHRVPAERTVARWVLGSLGVSLGCASATTLLWLSRPDKVLRVECFSVMGGLDVFLRIDALSATMMLLTSLLALLIARFSVTYLHREPGFGRFFLLLTLATSGMQWMTLGGSLELLFVGWEWVGLTSALLIGFFHERTTPVSAGLRAFGTYRLCDLGLLGGLVLMHHVLGTTAWSGSIQHLGAWPATAVSLCLLLAAMGKSAQLPFSGWLPRAMEGPTPSSALFYGALSIHAGPYLLLRAAPLLERAPWARGLVVVVGLLTAVQATLVWRVQTDVKGALAQSVLTQVGLMFAEVGLGLHTLALVHLVAHAGLRCHQFLKAPSALRDAKARHAALRDAPVPSVAWVQRGLSTRVHRLAMERFALDELCERWAIKPVLRLGHWLDAGERRWEATLDADPARAPTRSAEPAPDTSSTGAT; encoded by the coding sequence ATGTCTCCCGTTGAGCCCCTTCACAGTGGGCTCGCGACGCTCGTCCCGCTGAGTCCACTGCTGGGCTTCCTCGTCCTCGGCCTCGTGATGCTCCTGCATCGCGTGCCCGCGGAGCGGACGGTGGCGCGCTGGGTGCTGGGCTCGTTGGGGGTGTCCCTCGGCTGCGCGTCGGCGACCACGCTCCTGTGGCTGTCACGGCCCGACAAGGTCCTGAGGGTGGAGTGCTTCTCCGTCATGGGAGGGCTCGACGTCTTCCTCCGAATCGACGCCCTGTCCGCGACGATGATGCTCCTGACGAGCCTGCTCGCGTTGCTCATCGCGCGCTTCTCGGTGACGTATCTCCACCGTGAGCCGGGCTTCGGAAGGTTCTTCCTGCTGCTCACGTTGGCCACGTCGGGGATGCAGTGGATGACGCTGGGAGGCAGCCTGGAGCTGCTCTTCGTGGGCTGGGAGTGGGTGGGCCTCACGTCCGCGCTGCTCATCGGGTTCTTCCACGAGCGGACCACGCCCGTGAGCGCGGGGCTCCGCGCCTTTGGGACCTACAGGCTCTGTGACCTGGGGCTCCTGGGTGGCCTCGTGCTGATGCATCACGTCCTCGGCACCACGGCGTGGAGCGGCTCCATCCAACACCTGGGTGCTTGGCCCGCGACGGCCGTGAGCCTGTGTCTGTTGCTCGCGGCGATGGGCAAGTCCGCGCAGCTCCCCTTCAGTGGGTGGCTGCCTCGCGCCATGGAGGGACCGACTCCGTCGAGTGCACTGTTCTACGGCGCCCTCTCCATTCACGCGGGCCCGTATCTACTGCTGCGCGCGGCACCGTTGCTGGAGCGTGCACCGTGGGCCCGAGGGCTCGTGGTGGTCGTGGGATTGCTCACGGCGGTTCAAGCCACGCTGGTGTGGCGCGTCCAGACGGATGTGAAGGGCGCGCTGGCCCAGAGTGTCCTCACGCAGGTGGGGCTGATGTTCGCGGAGGTGGGGCTCGGCCTCCACACGCTGGCACTGGTTCATCTGGTGGCCCATGCCGGCCTGCGCTGCCATCAGTTCCTCAAAGCGCCCTCCGCGCTGAGGGATGCGAAGGCGCGACACGCGGCGCTGCGAGATGCACCGGTGCCCTCTGTCGCATGGGTGCAACGAGGGCTGTCGACACGAGTACATCGACTGGCGATGGAGCGCTTCGCGCTGGACGAACTGTGTGAGCGCTGGGCCATCAAACCGGTGTTGCGCCTGGGCCACTGGCTCGACGCTGGAGAGCGACGCTGGGAAGCCACTCTCGACGCGGATCCAGCACGAGCTCCCACCCGTTCCGCCGAGCCAGCACCCGACACCTCGTCCACGGGGGCGACATGA
- a CDS encoding DUF2309 domain-containing protein has product MSHAPASVATEEDRGLRAALARASQVLPVQGPLSVFVHHNPLHTLQHLPFHEALAAARATLGAEGYLSEARFLELYRQGRITDEDLRAVLAEWEHTLHEAPSGSRLEVARLALLHPVEHETDASLRWKLEECCASRRLRADLPSTARQVLLERALPELRADLDRVGRGWTMTQLACALLGIDLDPVVRATSSTLPYLLPRSIALRRLGIPAALASAYVDGVSTRLAGSPGVTVDAWLSAEALRVTEALASALGGDGSLGSLRARLEKSPEPFVASALWSASHTPTPPRALPSSGVLSHREWLRAATGEDVNDLLHPHLIRVCAAFLDEGLSAWPLPAREQGLHAAWRAQLREGLGVAPDWLEVEWMASSPGCAQDTVLAALEGLGVAEPDWEAYLARVLLALPGWAGMVHRLEQHPEDRPEGAPPARLMDFLAVRLTLERSALRDVARRRLGYTGPLSGLEAVARAAIDPLSPPEQEGRWRLFHQAQLLGWSPMEVRALPVSTRQEWLRWLDGFDVTARQRVWQEAYEHHYRMEVSRALARNHLRPSSARTVTAPRFQVLLCMDDREESLRRHFEEQDARHETFGIAGFFGVAFDYRGLDDASHVAQCPVAVTPAHVIEEHASPEHHSLAETRSRRRTLWARLGHVVHQGTHAMETSWFLVPWLGLLSLPRLSWNLLFPRVRARLRQVFARRALPHPRTHLASLRASEPVEARHALKPRGFTLDEKAARVAASLESMGLVESFAPWVVLLGHGSVSVNNPHQAAYDCGACGGRHGGPNARLFAEMANRPEVRARLRERGIRIPDSTWFVGGMHDTTTDQVHLYDTEVLPATHRTELTALREALDRARALSAQERCRRFESAPLGLSASAALRHVEARAEDLGQPRPELGHATIAGCIVGRRALTRGLFLDRRVFLISYDPTRDEDGAIIERILLAAGPVGAGISLEYYFSHVDNERHGCGTKLPHNITGLLGVMDGAGGDLRTGLPRQMIEIHEPLRLLLFVEASTVTLSRILARQPALHELIHHQWVQLVSVDPVTGEQRRYTPRGFEPLLSKDVTLPEVASSIDWYRGHRDPLGPALVHGPAHRTHGASRGAAHVSR; this is encoded by the coding sequence ATGAGCCACGCGCCCGCGTCTGTCGCGACGGAGGAGGACCGAGGGCTGCGCGCCGCGCTGGCCCGCGCCAGTCAGGTCCTCCCGGTCCAGGGTCCGTTGAGCGTGTTCGTGCACCACAACCCGCTGCACACGCTCCAGCACCTCCCCTTCCATGAGGCGCTGGCCGCCGCCAGGGCGACGCTCGGCGCGGAGGGTTATCTGTCCGAGGCCCGGTTCCTCGAGCTGTATCGCCAGGGCCGCATCACCGACGAGGACCTGCGCGCGGTCCTCGCGGAGTGGGAGCACACGCTCCACGAGGCGCCCTCGGGGTCTCGGCTGGAGGTGGCCCGGCTGGCGCTGCTGCACCCGGTGGAGCACGAGACGGACGCCTCGCTTCGCTGGAAGCTGGAGGAGTGCTGCGCCTCGCGCCGGCTGCGCGCGGACCTGCCCTCCACCGCGCGCCAGGTGCTGCTGGAGCGCGCCCTGCCGGAGCTGCGCGCCGACCTGGACCGCGTGGGACGGGGCTGGACGATGACGCAGCTGGCGTGCGCGCTCCTGGGCATCGACCTGGACCCGGTCGTCCGCGCCACCTCGAGCACCCTGCCCTACCTGCTCCCTCGGAGCATCGCGCTGAGGCGCCTGGGCATTCCCGCCGCGCTCGCGAGCGCGTACGTCGACGGTGTCTCGACACGGCTGGCTGGGAGCCCGGGCGTCACGGTGGATGCATGGCTGAGCGCGGAGGCCCTCCGGGTCACCGAGGCGCTGGCCTCGGCCCTGGGAGGCGATGGGAGTCTCGGCTCGCTCCGCGCGCGTCTGGAGAAGTCCCCCGAGCCCTTCGTCGCGAGCGCGCTCTGGTCCGCGAGCCACACGCCCACGCCGCCGCGCGCCCTCCCGTCGTCGGGAGTGCTCAGTCATCGAGAGTGGCTGCGCGCGGCCACGGGCGAGGACGTGAACGACCTGCTCCATCCGCACCTCATCCGGGTCTGCGCGGCCTTCCTGGATGAAGGGCTCTCCGCCTGGCCGCTGCCGGCGCGTGAGCAGGGGCTCCACGCGGCCTGGCGCGCGCAGCTGCGCGAGGGGCTCGGCGTGGCCCCTGACTGGCTGGAGGTGGAGTGGATGGCTTCGTCACCGGGCTGTGCGCAGGACACGGTGCTCGCGGCCCTGGAGGGGCTCGGGGTCGCCGAGCCCGACTGGGAGGCCTATCTCGCCCGCGTCCTGCTCGCGCTGCCGGGCTGGGCGGGCATGGTGCATCGACTGGAGCAGCACCCCGAGGACCGGCCCGAGGGTGCGCCCCCCGCGCGGCTGATGGACTTCCTCGCCGTGCGGCTCACCCTGGAGCGGTCCGCGCTTCGGGACGTGGCGCGACGACGACTCGGCTACACGGGGCCGTTGTCGGGGCTCGAAGCGGTGGCGCGCGCGGCCATCGACCCCCTCTCGCCTCCGGAGCAGGAGGGCCGCTGGCGTCTCTTCCATCAGGCGCAGCTCCTGGGCTGGTCTCCCATGGAGGTGCGAGCGCTCCCGGTCTCCACGCGGCAGGAGTGGCTGCGCTGGTTGGACGGCTTCGACGTCACCGCGCGCCAACGGGTGTGGCAGGAGGCCTACGAGCACCACTATCGGATGGAGGTCTCACGGGCCCTGGCGCGCAACCACCTGCGCCCTTCGAGCGCGCGCACGGTGACGGCGCCGCGCTTCCAGGTGTTGCTCTGCATGGACGACCGGGAGGAGTCCCTGCGTCGCCACTTCGAGGAGCAGGACGCGCGACACGAGACCTTCGGCATCGCGGGGTTCTTCGGGGTGGCCTTCGACTACCGAGGGCTCGACGACGCGAGCCATGTCGCGCAGTGCCCGGTGGCCGTCACGCCGGCGCATGTCATCGAGGAGCACGCGAGCCCGGAGCACCACTCCCTCGCCGAGACGCGCTCACGGCGACGGACGCTGTGGGCGCGCCTCGGGCACGTCGTGCACCAGGGGACGCATGCGATGGAGACCTCGTGGTTCCTCGTGCCCTGGCTGGGGCTGCTGTCCTTGCCGAGGCTCTCCTGGAACCTCCTGTTCCCGCGCGTGCGCGCTCGACTGCGACAGGTGTTCGCGCGACGCGCCCTGCCGCATCCCCGGACCCACCTCGCGAGCCTGCGCGCCTCCGAGCCGGTCGAGGCACGGCATGCGCTGAAGCCCCGAGGCTTCACGCTCGACGAGAAGGCGGCGCGAGTCGCTGCGTCGCTGGAGAGCATGGGATTGGTGGAGTCCTTCGCGCCGTGGGTGGTGCTGCTCGGCCATGGCTCGGTGAGCGTCAACAATCCGCATCAGGCGGCCTACGACTGCGGCGCCTGTGGTGGACGACATGGAGGTCCGAACGCGCGCCTCTTCGCGGAGATGGCCAACCGTCCCGAGGTCCGGGCGAGGCTCCGTGAGCGCGGCATCCGCATCCCCGACTCCACGTGGTTCGTCGGAGGGATGCACGACACCACCACGGACCAGGTGCACCTCTACGACACGGAGGTTCTTCCCGCCACGCACCGCACGGAGCTCACCGCGCTGCGCGAGGCGCTGGACCGGGCGCGGGCCCTGTCCGCACAGGAGCGCTGTCGTCGCTTCGAGTCCGCGCCGCTCGGGCTGTCCGCCTCGGCCGCGCTGAGGCATGTCGAGGCCCGCGCGGAGGATTTGGGACAGCCGAGGCCGGAGCTGGGCCACGCCACCATCGCGGGGTGCATCGTGGGGAGGCGCGCGCTCACGCGAGGACTGTTCCTGGACCGAAGGGTCTTCCTCATCTCCTACGACCCGACGCGGGACGAGGACGGCGCCATCATCGAGCGCATCCTCCTGGCGGCGGGTCCTGTGGGCGCGGGCATCAGCCTGGAGTACTACTTCTCCCACGTCGACAACGAGCGCCACGGCTGTGGCACCAAGCTGCCGCACAACATCACGGGGCTGCTCGGCGTGATGGACGGCGCGGGGGGAGACCTCCGCACGGGACTGCCCCGGCAGATGATTGAAATCCACGAGCCGCTGCGACTGCTCCTCTTCGTGGAGGCGAGCACCGTGACGCTCTCGCGCATCCTCGCGAGACAGCCCGCCCTGCACGAGCTCATCCACCATCAATGGGTCCAGTTGGTGAGCGTGGACCCGGTGACGGGGGAGCAACGCAGATACACCCCGCGCGGCTTCGAGCCTCTCCTCTCGAAGGACGTGACGCTGCCCGAAGTGGCGTCCTCCATCGACTGGTATCGCGGCCACCGCGACCCGCTGGGCCCCGCGCTCGTCCACGGGCCAGCGCACAGGACACACGGCGCCTCCCGAGGAGCAGCCCATGTCTCCCGTTGA
- a CDS encoding response regulator has product METVLVVDDEQGILEALADLLREEGYRVLTASHGREALARMSELRPDLVLTDWMMPVMDGPALIKHIRTEPEWKGVSLLGMSAVDVAALRAEYPGVPFLQKPFDIPALMKQVRKALDGKRAL; this is encoded by the coding sequence ATGGAGACGGTCCTGGTGGTGGATGACGAGCAGGGCATCCTGGAGGCCCTCGCGGACCTTTTGCGCGAGGAGGGCTACCGGGTCCTGACCGCCTCTCATGGGCGAGAGGCGCTGGCGCGCATGAGCGAGCTGCGCCCGGACCTGGTCCTCACCGACTGGATGATGCCGGTGATGGACGGCCCCGCGCTCATCAAGCACATCCGCACGGAGCCGGAGTGGAAGGGCGTGTCGCTGCTGGGCATGAGCGCGGTGGACGTGGCCGCCCTGCGCGCGGAGTACCCGGGCGTCCCCTTCCTCCAGAAGCCCTTCGACATCCCCGCGCTGATGAAGCAGGTCCGCAAGGCCCTGGACGGCAAGCGCGCTCTCTAG